A genomic segment from Solenopsis invicta isolate M01_SB chromosome 5, UNIL_Sinv_3.0, whole genome shotgun sequence encodes:
- the LOC105205107 gene encoding uncharacterized protein LOC105205107 — protein sequence MEEQILIKKRSHIKAELTRFINFLNECSNNEEKKQETATRLGNIETLWREFDAVQTELEDNKETELQSGERDSFENKFYQAVTRAKNIISASRIDIAQPEQRIANQPINIIQPIKMRLPTIDIPKFDGGWEKWLPFRDTFISMVHENAMLSAIDKLHYLRWSLIGDAYKLVESLEVSGNNYQIAWDIINKRYKGNKTIIQHQALTRTNSLSISKNVQGHSKQQAAKHISPVQAHAGTETTTCPVCQNSHKIFECLIFRNIKCGKRHNALLHIEQAADSNVTSSKNEKDSISKHSVPNSTESNSNCDVADKNIVQSASNSLSAYHMRGSLLRVLLSTAVVHMRDQSGKLHECRALLDSGSQPNFMSRELCGRLGLPLQSTVIKIEGLNDATSASQHKTTATIYSRFNKYQETLSFLILDKVTNAMPATQIDVNYFQIPSNIKLTDPAFYLPGKIDLLLSSEVFWSLLCVGQIRLDRSRPIFQKTKLGWIISGTASVVSQPQSQLQCHLAQQEVQKQLEKFWRLEELHTKKHLTSEEQKCEEQFSRTHSRLSDGRFIVQLSLKDNYTQLGSSYDNAKHRLGTMERKLARQPELKLQYDAFMKEYLELDHMRPISSSTDNVLETKGSGVTYCLPHHAVIKVDSETTRLRIVFDASAKTSSGLSLNDVQMTGPTIQQDLFSILMRFRQYVYALVADVSKMYRQVRVQQDQCRLQRILWRFKPEEEIQTYELQTVTYGEACSAFLAIRALHQTALDMQHKFPRASEIILRDFYVDDLLTRDNDVNNLLQSKEQIVTVLQTAKFELHKWKSNHVALMGVEQNKTAVQLGEGTKILGQLWDIQHDVFRYTVGTFREPHRPTKRQILSCISQIFDPLGLLGPVIIKAKVIMQQLWQLQLNWDESLPAQLYTQWSRWYSKISQLNYLQIPRRILCNEPMEIELHGFCDASERAYGACIYVRSTDPMQRHHVQLLCAKSRVAPLKTITIPRLELCGVLLLSQLYQRASESLSLSFNRIHFWCDSTIALSWIAGNSSRWSTFVANRTVKIQRLSARGEWHHVPSELNPADILSRGIEPDEIRDNNLWWNGPFFTKTTAKCWITLPRYRKLKNFPRRLRHTVAYCIRFIYNARQNAKGPKGKREGSLQVEEHASPYRYSTEGRVR from the exons ATGGAAGAGCAAATTCTAATTAAGAAGAGAAGCCATATAAAGGCCGAATTAACCAGGTTCATTAACTTTCTAAATGAATGTAGCAACaatgaagaaaaaaagcaaGAAACAGCAACGCGATTAGGAAATATTGAAACATTATGGAGGGAATTTGACGCTGTGCAAACAGAATTAGAGGATAATAAAGAGACGGAGCTTCAGAGTGGAGAACGTGACtcttttgaaaacaaattttatcaagCCGTTACTAgagcaaaaaatataatctccGCGTCACGGATAGATATTGCGCAACCGGAACAAAGAATTGCAAATCAGCCTATTAACATAATACAACCAATTAAAATGCGCTTGCCTACCATCGACATCCCCAAATTCGATGGCGGATGGGAAAAATGGCTGCCATTTCGCGATACGTTTATCTCTATGGTGCATGAGAATGCAATGCTTTCTGCAATTGATAAATTGCATTATCTGAGATGGTCATTAATTGGGGATGCATATAAACTCGTAGAGTCATTAGAAGTATCaggtaataactaccaaataGCATGGGATATTATCAACAAAAGATACAAGGGCAATAAAACAATCATTCAACATCAG GCATTAACGCGTACTAATTCGTTAAGTATATCAAAAAATGTACAAGGACATTCAAAACAGCAGGCAGCTAAGCACATTAGTCCGGTACAAGCTCATGCTGGTACAGAAACAACAACGTGTCCAGTATGTCAAAACAGCCACAAAATATTTGAATGCTTGATATTTCGCAATAT AAAGTGTGGCAAACGCCACAACGCGTTGCTACACATAGAGCAAGCTGCTGATTCGAATGTCACCTCATCAAAAAATGAAAAGGATAGTATAAGCAAGCATAGCGTTCCAAATTCAACGGAATCGAATAGTAACTGCGATGTAGCTGACAAGAATATAGTTCAAAGCGCGAGCAACTCTTTATCTGCGTATCATATGAGAGGCTCACTTTTACGCGTCTTGTTGTCGACAGCCGTAGTTCACATGCGCGATCAATCTGGAAAATTACATGAATGTAGAGCCTTATTAGACTCAGGATCACAACCTAACTTTATGTCACGGGAGTTGTGCGGGCGTCTGGGCTTGCCTTTACAGAGCACAGTCATCAAAATTGAAGGACTTAACGATGCTACATCCGCTTCTCAGCATAAAACTACCGCTACGATATATTCCAGGTTCAACAAATATCAAGAGACATTATCATTCTTAATTCTGGACAAGGTCACTAACGCCATGCCAGCAACGCAGATAGATGTCAACTATTTTCAAATTCCATCAAATATCAAATTGACAGATCCTGCTTTTTACCTACCTGGAAAAATCGATTTACTCCTGAGCTCAGAGGTATTCTGGAGTTTGCTATGCGTGGGCCAGATACGATTAGATAGGTCGAGGCCcatatttcaaaaaacgaaGCTCGGGTGGATAATATCGGGTACGGCCAGCGTCGTTTCTCAGCCGCAGTCCCAGCTACAATGTCATTTGGCACAACAAGAGGTACAAAAGCAACTGGAAAAATTTTGGCGTCTTGAAGAGCTACACACGAAGAAACACTTAACCTCCGAAGAACAGAAATGCGAGGAGCAATTCAGCAGAACACACTCTCGCTTGAGTGACGGAAGATTCATAGTTCAACTCTCCTTGAAGGATAATTACACGCAACTAGGCAGTTCCTATGACAATGCCAAACATCGACTAGGTACTATGGAAAGAAAGCTAGCAAGGCAACCTGAATTAAAATTACAGTACGACGCATTCATGAAAGAATATTTAGAACTTGATCACATGAGACCTATCTCGAGCTCAACGGACAACGTTTTGGAGACTAAAGGCAGCGGTGTAACATACTGCCTACCGCATCATGCGGTCATCAAGGTCGACAGTGAAACTACACGTCTACGAATAGTCTTCGACGCATCGGCGAAGACGAGCTCAGGGCTTTCCCTTAACGATGTACAAATGACAGGTCCTACAATACAACAAGATCTGTTTAGCATACTAATGCGATTTCGTCAATACGTATACGCACTCGTCGCTGACGTGTCTAAAATGTATCGCCAGGTCAGAGTACAGCAAGACCAGTGCAGATTGCAACGCATCTTATGGCGATTCAAGCCAGAAGAGGAAATACAAACATATGAGCTCCAAACAGTCACTTATGGAGAGGCTTGTTCTGCTTTTTTGGCCATTCGCGCTCTTCATCAGACGGCCCTAGACATGCAGCATAAATTTCCAAGGGCCTCAGAAATCATCCTGCGTGATTTTTATGTGGATGACCTATTAACAAGAGACAACGACGTTAACAACTTATTGCAATCGAAAGAACAAATAGTTACCGTACTGCAAACCGCCAAATTTGAGCTCCATAAATGGAAGTCGAACCATGTTGCACTAATGGGCGTAGAGCAAAATAAAACAGCGGTACAATTGGGCGAAGGCACAAAAATTCTCGGTCAGTTGTGGGATATCCAACATGATGTATTCCGCTACACCGTAGGAACATTCAGAGAACCGCATAGGCCAACGAAAAGACAAATATTATCCTGCATCTCTCAAATATTTGATCCTCTTGGCCTCTTGGGCCCTGTCATCATCAAGGCCAAGGTGATAATGCAGCAACTATGGCAATTGCAATTGAATTGGGACGAGTCGCTGCCAGCTCAACTTTACACACAATGGAGCCGATGGTATTCCAAAATCTCACAGCTTAATTACTTACAGATACCTAGGCGCATCCTATGCAACGAGCCCATGGAAATAGAGCTGCACGGATTTTGTGACGCTTCCGAGCGAGCATACGGTGCCTGCATCTACGTCAGGAGCACCGATCCAATGCAACGTCATCACGTCCAGTTACTCTGCGCTAAGTCACGCGTAGCACCACTAAAAACCATAACGATACCAAGACTGGAGCTTTGCGGAGTCTTGCTGCTGTCTCAGCTGTATCAGCGGGCAAGCGAGTCGCTGAGTCTATCCTTTAACCGCATTCATTTTTGGTGCGATTCCACTATAGCACTGTCCTGGATCGCGGGAAATTCGAGCAGATGGTCCACGTTCGTCGCAAATCGCACGGTAAAAATCCAAAGGTTGTCAGCGAGAGGAGAATGGCACCACGTACCCTCGGAATTAAACCCGGCAGACATACTCTCGCGAGGAATTGAGCCAGACGAAATTCGAGATAACAACTTATGGTGGAACGGACCTTTCTTTACGAAGACTACAGCAAAATGTTGGATAACTCTCCCGAGATATCGCAAATTGAAGAACTTCCCGAG AAGGCTCAGGCACACGGTTGCTTACTGTATACGCTTCATATACAACGCTAGACAAAATGCAAAGGGTCCCAAGGGTAAACGCGAAGGATCCTTGCAGGTGGAAGAGCATGCGAGTCCTTATCGCTATAGCACAGAAGGAAGAGTGCGCTGA
- the LOC120357974 gene encoding uncharacterized protein LOC120357974 encodes MEEHLKNLHAGVQSLLAIVRTRYWPISGKNTLKKILHKCIVCCRARAAPVRQLMGNLPASRVSPSPPFYKTGIDLAGPFNIKISRNKTGKAYLCVFVCFATKALHLEIVTDLSTAAFLNALKRFIARRDKCYSLYSDNGMNFVGANNALKDMYQLVNASDVKIRDYLAEQSIKWNFIPPQSPHMGGLWESAVKACKNHLTKVVGSTSLTFKELTTVTAQVEAILNSRPLTPLSADPSDLNALTPGHFLIGRPLVSISEINLTDVNVNRLNRYQLLEQIKQNFWKRWSLEYLTQLQQRNKWKKVHDTIKEGTIVVLRELNIPPMNWRLGRVVKIHQGKDGLIRVVDVKTSTGIYQKPLTKICMLPIEV; translated from the coding sequence ATGGAGGAGCACTTGAAAAACCTGCACGCGGGAGTGCAATCCCTACTGGCCATTGTACGCACTCGCTACTGGCCCATATCTGGAAAGAACAccttgaaaaaaattctgcacAAATGCATTGTCTGTTGTCGGGCTCGCGCAGCTCCCGTCAGGCAGTTAATGGGAAATCTACCCGCTTCGCGTGTTTCACCTTCACCCCCCTTTTACAAAACTGGAATAGATTTGGCGGGgccatttaatataaaaatcagtcGTAACAAGACGGGTAAGGCCTATTTATGCGTCTTTGTGTGTTTCGCCACTAAGGCTCTTCATTTAGAAATCGTCACAGATTTAAGTACAGCTGCATTTTTAAACGCGTTGAAACGATTCATAGCGAGGCGCGACAAATGTTACAGCTTGTATTCCGATAACGGAATGAACTTTGTAGGAGCCAATAACGCTTTAAAGGACATGTATCAATTAGTAAATGCAAGTGATGTAAAAATTCGCGACTACTTAGCAGAACAATCCATAAAATGGAACTTTATCCCCCCGCAATCGCCTCACATGGGAGGTTTGTGGGAATCGGCGGTCAAGGCCTGTAAAAATCATTTAACTAAAGTCGTTGGTTCTACTTCACTAACCTTTAAGGAACTAACTACCGTTACAGCACAAGTTGAGGCAATATTAAATTCCAGACCTTTAACGCCTCTATCAGCGGATCCTAGCGATCTTAATGCCCTAACCCCAGGCCACTTTCTGATAGGTCGTCCACTTGTTTCTATTAGTGAGATTAATCTCACAGATGTCAATGTAAATCGTCTAAATCGGTATCAACTCTTAGAGCAAATTAAGCAGAATTTTTGGAAGAGATGGTCGCTTGAATATTTAACTCAGCTGCAACAGAGGAACAAGTGGAAGAAGGTTCACGACACGATAAAGGAGGGTACCATAGTAGTTTTGCGAGAGCTAAACATTCCTCCCATGAATTGGCGATTGGGAAGGGTAGTAAAGATACATCAGGGCAAGGACGGTCTCATTAGGGTCGTCGATGTGAAAACAAGTACGGGCATATACCAAAAACCTTTGACTAAGATTTGCATGTTACCAATAGAAGTTTAA